From Saccharothrix espanaensis DSM 44229, the proteins below share one genomic window:
- a CDS encoding FAD-binding oxidoreductase: MTERIDHTLRGRWTPTTAQLPPHALRWLRQRTGLAEVRTPARTPAVPASALSDTAHTALDAVVGPGFVRVDRDSRLGRAGGLSYVDILEQRGDGALAVPDAVVLPGSPEQVVEVLRTCAEHDVAVVPFGGGTSVVGGVAALRGDKAAVIALDLARLDRLVSVDPVSRIAVLQAGLPAPEAEKLLAPHGFTLGHVPQSYERATIGGFAATRSAGQASAGYGRFEDLVEGVRLAAPVGEWRLGAAPASAAGPDLKQLVIGSEGAFGVITEVSLRVRPRPVVERYEGFAVDGWARGSDVVRALAQRRVLADVTRLSDVDETEVSLSLAGGWKTAALKTYLRARGLARPCLLVLGWHGASEDEVRRKRRETVRGLRLVPLGRPLGEAWRHGRFNGPRQRDALMEVGVCVETLETATHWSRVSELRAVVREALRDALGDCVVMCHISHAYETGASLYFTVLTARSVADPIGQWQVAKAAASEAIAGLGTISHHHAVGRDHAPYLETEIGALGLDVLASVKRTLDPTGVLNPGKLLPSGLASRT; the protein is encoded by the coding sequence GGTCCGCACCCCGGCGCGCACGCCCGCCGTGCCCGCGTCCGCGCTGTCCGACACCGCGCACACCGCGCTGGACGCGGTGGTGGGTCCCGGTTTCGTCCGGGTCGACCGGGACTCCCGGCTGGGCCGGGCCGGCGGTCTGTCCTATGTAGACATTCTGGAGCAGCGGGGTGACGGCGCCCTCGCGGTGCCCGACGCCGTCGTGCTGCCCGGGTCGCCGGAACAGGTGGTCGAGGTGCTGCGGACCTGCGCCGAGCACGACGTGGCCGTGGTGCCGTTCGGCGGCGGCACGTCCGTGGTGGGCGGGGTCGCGGCGCTGCGCGGTGACAAGGCCGCGGTGATCGCGCTCGACCTGGCCCGGCTGGACCGGCTGGTGTCGGTCGACCCGGTGTCCCGGATCGCCGTGCTGCAAGCCGGCCTGCCCGCGCCCGAGGCGGAGAAGTTGCTGGCACCGCACGGTTTCACCCTCGGTCACGTGCCGCAGTCCTACGAGCGGGCCACCATCGGCGGGTTCGCCGCCACCCGGTCGGCCGGGCAGGCGTCGGCCGGCTACGGGCGGTTCGAGGACCTGGTGGAGGGCGTGCGGCTGGCCGCACCGGTCGGCGAGTGGCGGCTGGGAGCCGCGCCCGCGTCGGCCGCCGGACCCGACCTCAAGCAGCTCGTGATCGGCAGCGAAGGCGCGTTCGGCGTCATCACCGAGGTGTCGCTGCGGGTCCGGCCGCGGCCGGTGGTCGAGCGCTACGAGGGCTTCGCCGTCGACGGGTGGGCGCGCGGGTCGGACGTGGTGCGCGCGCTCGCGCAGCGCCGGGTGCTCGCCGACGTGACCCGGCTGTCCGATGTGGACGAGACCGAGGTGTCCCTGTCGCTGGCCGGCGGCTGGAAGACCGCCGCGCTCAAGACCTACCTGCGGGCCCGCGGTCTCGCCCGGCCGTGCCTGCTCGTGCTCGGCTGGCACGGCGCGTCCGAGGACGAGGTCCGGCGCAAGCGGCGGGAGACGGTGCGCGGCCTGCGCCTGGTCCCGCTGGGACGACCGCTGGGCGAGGCGTGGCGGCACGGCCGGTTCAACGGGCCCCGCCAGCGCGACGCGCTGATGGAGGTCGGCGTGTGCGTCGAGACGCTGGAGACCGCCACGCACTGGTCCCGGGTGTCCGAACTGCGGGCCGTCGTGCGCGAGGCGCTGCGCGACGCGCTCGGCGACTGCGTGGTGATGTGCCACATCTCGCACGCGTACGAGACCGGAGCGTCCCTCTACTTCACCGTCCTGACCGCGCGGTCGGTCGCCGACCCGATCGGGCAGTGGCAGGTGGCCAAGGCCGCCGCCAGTGAAGCCATCGCCGGGCTCGGCACGATCAGCCACCACCACGCCGTCGGGCGGGACCACGCGCCCTACCTGGAGACCGAGATCGGCGCGCTCGGGCTGGACGTGCTGGCGTCCGTCAAGCGGACGCTCGACCCGACCGGGGTGCTCAACCCTGGCAAGCTCCTCCCGTCCGGGCTAGCTTCACGGACGTGA
- a CDS encoding NADP-dependent oxidoreductase has product MTVPSTAHEIRLASRPEGFPTPENFDLAEVPVPTPGAGQLLVRTLVMSVDPYMRGRMNDAKSYVAPYEVGKALEGGAVGEVVLSNAPGFAVGDTVLHGLGWREYAVVDAEQAAKVDPQRAPLGAYLGVLGMPGLTAYAGLVDVAGLKEGDVVFVSGAAGAVGQVAGQVAKLRGASRVIGSAGTDAKVEYLIDELGFDAAFNYKDAPVAEQLAAAAPDGVDVFFDNVGGDHLEAAIASFTLHGRAALCGSISGYNATESTRPPGPRNLGLAVGKRLTLRGFLVWDHAHLRDQFEREVTAWIAEGRLRYRETITEGGLAKAPEAFLGMLRGENTGKALVTF; this is encoded by the coding sequence ATGACCGTCCCGAGCACCGCGCACGAGATCCGGCTGGCGTCGCGCCCCGAGGGCTTCCCGACGCCGGAGAACTTCGACCTCGCCGAGGTGCCGGTGCCCACACCGGGTGCCGGCCAACTGCTGGTGCGCACCCTGGTGATGAGCGTCGACCCGTACATGCGCGGCCGGATGAACGACGCCAAGTCGTACGTGGCGCCGTACGAGGTCGGCAAGGCGCTGGAGGGTGGCGCGGTCGGCGAGGTCGTCCTCTCCAACGCGCCCGGTTTCGCGGTCGGCGACACGGTCCTGCACGGCCTGGGCTGGCGTGAGTACGCCGTCGTGGACGCCGAGCAGGCCGCGAAGGTCGACCCGCAGCGCGCGCCGCTGGGGGCGTACCTGGGGGTGCTGGGCATGCCGGGGCTGACCGCGTACGCGGGCCTGGTGGACGTGGCGGGCCTCAAGGAGGGCGACGTCGTGTTCGTGTCCGGCGCGGCGGGCGCGGTCGGGCAGGTCGCGGGCCAGGTGGCGAAGCTGCGCGGCGCGTCGCGGGTGATCGGCAGCGCGGGCACCGACGCGAAGGTGGAGTACCTGATCGACGAGCTGGGCTTCGACGCGGCGTTCAACTACAAGGACGCCCCGGTGGCCGAGCAGCTGGCGGCGGCCGCGCCGGACGGCGTCGACGTGTTCTTCGACAACGTCGGCGGCGACCACCTCGAAGCTGCGATCGCCTCGTTCACCCTGCACGGCCGCGCGGCGCTGTGCGGCTCGATCTCGGGCTACAACGCCACCGAGTCGACCCGCCCGCCCGGCCCGCGCAACCTCGGCCTGGCCGTGGGCAAGCGGCTGACCCTGCGCGGCTTCCTGGTGTGGGACCACGCGCACCTCCGCGACCAGTTCGAGCGCGAGGTGACCGCCTGGATCGCCGAGGGCCGGCTGCGCTACCGCGAGACGATCACCGAGGGCGGCCTGGCGAAGGCCCCGGAGGCGTTCCTCGGCATGCTGCGCGGCGAGAACACCGGCAAGGCCCTCGTCACGTTCTGA
- a CDS encoding GNAT family N-acetyltransferase produces MEIRRVTSFDAVSAAGRLFDEPPREVATRRFLAEDGNHLLVAYVDGQAAGFVTGVETTHPDKGTEMFVYELGVEDEFQRRGIATALVEALLLLARERGCFGAFTATEPDNAAALATYAKVKAEAEPTVSLSWTF; encoded by the coding sequence ATGGAGATCCGCCGGGTGACCTCGTTCGACGCGGTGTCGGCGGCCGGCCGGCTGTTCGACGAGCCGCCCCGGGAGGTCGCCACCCGCCGGTTCCTGGCCGAGGACGGCAACCACCTGCTGGTGGCGTACGTGGACGGGCAGGCGGCGGGCTTCGTCACCGGGGTGGAGACCACCCACCCGGACAAGGGCACCGAGATGTTCGTCTACGAACTCGGCGTCGAGGACGAGTTCCAGCGGCGCGGGATCGCGACGGCACTGGTCGAGGCGTTGCTGCTGCTGGCCCGGGAACGCGGGTGCTTCGGCGCGTTCACGGCCACCGAGCCGGACAACGCGGCGGCGCTGGCGACCTACGCGAAGGTGAAGGCCGAGGCCGAGCCGACCGTGTCGCTGTCCTGGACGTTCTGA
- a CDS encoding amidohydrolase yields the protein MTGDLLIRSVRPWPNSLDVPAVDVLCTDGLVASIGADVDAPPGVPVVDGAGGVLLPSFADVHAHLDSTRLGLPFRPHSAGAGLGELIDNDRRNWRSAERGVAERATHTLGLTIAAGATIVRSHAQVDVDSGLDKLEGVLAAREAHAGRATVQVVAFPQCGILREKGTADLLEAALRAGADLVGGLDPAGYDRDPVRHLDVVFGLAEKHQRGVDVHLHDAGSLGAFQVELICERVAALDMRGKVTISHAFALSSVDAERQRELVDLLAEHDVAVTTVAPGVREPLPLRQLRWAGVRLGLGQDGMRDYWSPYGNGDMLDRAWQLAYRNGFRQDALVEMCVDIATRGGAAVVGRPHGLTEGSPADLVVVPGDTVTAAVMDRAPRTLVVHGGRVVAAGGELV from the coding sequence GTGACCGGTGATCTGCTGATCCGTTCCGTGCGGCCGTGGCCCAACAGCCTTGACGTGCCCGCGGTGGACGTCCTGTGCACTGATGGGCTGGTGGCGTCGATCGGCGCCGACGTGGACGCGCCGCCGGGCGTGCCCGTCGTGGACGGCGCGGGCGGGGTGCTGCTGCCGTCCTTCGCGGACGTCCACGCGCACCTCGACTCGACCCGGCTCGGGCTGCCGTTCCGGCCGCACAGCGCCGGCGCCGGGCTCGGCGAGCTGATCGACAACGACCGGCGCAACTGGCGGTCCGCCGAGCGCGGCGTGGCCGAGCGCGCCACGCACACCCTCGGGCTGACCATCGCGGCCGGCGCGACGATCGTGCGCAGCCACGCGCAGGTCGACGTCGACTCCGGGTTGGACAAGCTGGAGGGCGTGCTGGCCGCCCGCGAAGCGCACGCCGGGCGGGCGACCGTGCAGGTCGTGGCGTTCCCGCAGTGCGGCATCCTGCGCGAGAAGGGCACCGCCGACCTGCTGGAGGCCGCGCTGCGGGCCGGTGCCGACCTGGTCGGCGGCCTCGACCCGGCGGGCTACGACCGTGACCCCGTGCGGCACCTCGACGTCGTGTTCGGGCTGGCCGAGAAGCACCAGCGCGGCGTGGACGTGCACCTGCACGACGCCGGGTCGCTGGGCGCGTTCCAGGTCGAGCTCATCTGCGAGCGGGTCGCGGCGCTGGACATGCGCGGCAAGGTGACCATCAGCCACGCCTTCGCGCTGTCCTCAGTGGACGCCGAGCGGCAGCGCGAGCTGGTGGACCTGCTCGCCGAGCACGACGTGGCGGTGACCACGGTCGCGCCCGGCGTGCGGGAACCGTTGCCGCTGCGGCAGTTGCGGTGGGCGGGCGTGCGGCTCGGGCTGGGGCAGGACGGGATGCGCGACTACTGGTCGCCCTACGGCAACGGCGACATGCTCGACCGGGCCTGGCAGCTGGCCTACCGCAACGGGTTCCGGCAGGACGCGCTGGTCGAGATGTGCGTGGACATCGCCACCCGGGGCGGTGCGGCGGTCGTCGGCCGGCCGCACGGGCTGACCGAGGGGTCCCCGGCCGACCTGGTCGTGGTGCCGGGCGACACGGTGACGGCGGCGGTGATGGACCGCGCGCCGCGAACCCTGGTCGTGCACGGCGGGCGGGTCGTCGCGGCGGGCGGCGAACTGGTCTGA
- a CDS encoding GNAT family N-acetyltransferase, translated as MRVLRNPDEVAAANPDPLVRWAAQCVRPGRGGLAWAHGGAVGVLAPNLNRRDRLVLAGPVDGIAAILRARARPGVGPLVLAEVARDLPESPARATFGWMERTGALDVPDLPWLDQTAWDDVESLLRKASPNSYAWPYEPGPCRWTGIHDEDGTLVAVGADAWSAPGVGFLAGVATHPDHRGRGLSSRICAFLTSALLREHGTCALMVDGGNSAAIRVYERLGYAYRSVSVLRDAGHTD; from the coding sequence ATGCGTGTTTTGCGGAACCCGGACGAGGTGGCGGCGGCGAACCCGGACCCCCTCGTCCGCTGGGCGGCCCAGTGCGTGCGACCGGGTCGGGGCGGGTTGGCGTGGGCGCACGGCGGCGCGGTGGGCGTGCTCGCGCCGAACCTCAACCGGCGCGACCGGCTGGTGCTCGCCGGACCGGTGGACGGCATCGCGGCGATCCTGCGCGCCCGCGCCCGCCCCGGCGTGGGGCCCCTGGTCCTCGCGGAGGTGGCCCGCGACCTGCCGGAGTCCCCGGCGCGGGCCACGTTCGGCTGGATGGAGCGCACCGGCGCGCTGGACGTCCCCGACCTGCCCTGGCTGGACCAGACGGCCTGGGACGACGTGGAGTCGTTGCTGCGCAAGGCGAGCCCGAACTCGTACGCCTGGCCGTACGAGCCGGGGCCGTGCCGCTGGACCGGGATCCACGACGAGGACGGCACGCTGGTCGCGGTCGGCGCGGACGCGTGGTCGGCACCCGGCGTCGGGTTCCTCGCGGGCGTCGCCACCCACCCCGACCACCGCGGACGTGGCCTGTCCAGCCGGATCTGCGCGTTCCTGACCAGCGCGCTGCTGCGCGAGCACGGCACGTGCGCGTTGATGGTCGACGGGGGCAACTCTGCGGCGATCAGGGTCTACGAACGGCTCGGCTACGCGTACCGGAGCGTGTCGGTGTTGCGCGACGCAGGTCACACTGACTGA